ACTCAGAGAAATAGGTTCCCATGGTTGTGGTAGTCCAGGCAACCTGAGTGAAATCGGTTCTGCTAAAATTACATAAAAGTGAGTTCCTGGCTTAATAAACATTACGGTGTTGTCATCACTTTGTTGTTTAGGTAAATTGTTCCAACCTGGTAAACCGCGTAATTGCTCTTGACTAGAAATGTCATACCTCATAGTTTGAGAGTAGCCTCGCAATAGATTGTAGGGTTCTAAGGGGGCTGTTTGCAAAATGATAATTTTACCTGCGATATGAGTGTAAATCGCTTGGGCAGGCACAGCCAGGATTAAAGCTGTTTGAAATAACAAAGTGAGCCAAAATCGCCGGAAAGGGATAGAAGGGGTAGTGTTATTTGTCATTTGTCATTTGTCATTCGTCATACTCGAAGAGCGCGAGAAGCAAGCTACGTCATTTGTTATAGACTAGAGACTAGGGAAGAGAAAAATTATTTTGAGTGTTGAGCGCGAATATAGTATTCAAAAGTTACCCCAGCCGCTATAATACCGCAACCGCACAGTAAAAAAACTAGGGATTTGAACAGTAAATCGGTATTGTACTCAACCATCCGACTTAAGACTTGCAACGTTAACAGCACCAACCCTCCCCAGAAAAAACGTCGTTGGGCTTGGGTGATTCCTTTACGGATTATACCGATCGCTAAAACGAGTAACATTAAATTGAACGTTAATACTGCCGCGATATCTAAAGAACCCGTCCTGAGATGCCAATAGGGAATGACGGCGCTAATCACAATCATGAAAGCCACAAAGCTAGTTGTTCGGTTGAACTGACGCCAACGATGCAGCCATTCCCAAATTGTTATGCTGACGAAGATAAACAGATTGACCAAAATATACCACGGTACATGAAAGGCGTTATTGGCAGATGGCATAAAGGAAACATTC
The nucleotide sequence above comes from Coleofasciculus chthonoplastes PCC 7420. Encoded proteins:
- a CDS encoding GDYXXLXY domain-containing protein translates to MTNNTTPSIPFRRFWLTLLFQTALILAVPAQAIYTHIAGKIIILQTAPLEPYNLLRGYSQTMRYDISSQEQLRGLPGWNNLPKQQSDDNTVMFIKPGTHFYVILAEPISLRLPGLPQPWEPISLSLKRPTNLNNNQVVLRGIAQRGLIEYGLENYTMPEAERNQINDDLRAARLANPEQTQQIPPIVMEVKVDAWGNAVPISLWVQTGEANQQNIRQYRL